The Melanotaenia boesemani isolate fMelBoe1 chromosome 11, fMelBoe1.pri, whole genome shotgun sequence genome includes the window CTATTGTGTCCAAATAGTGGTATCTTTGAAATTTGAATTTCTTGTGACGCTTTCTGATCCACTTCCAGGTGGGCAGGGAACTTTCCATGCTCTGCTCAACTGTATTGTCCATGTTATCATGTATACATACTATGGGCTGACTGCCATGGGCCCCAAGTACCAGAAGTACCTGTGGTGGAAGAAACACCTCACCACCATTCAGCTGGTATGTGGTTTGActtatttagtcatttgtgtttaaaatatttgtttaaataatttctattgtaTTTTGATGGTTAGACAGTGGTTtaatggtttttcttttttacttcctAGATCCAGTTTGTTATGGTGACCAGCCACATCTCCCAGTATTTGTTCATGAAGGACTGCCCCTACCAGTTTCCCATCTTTATCTACATCATTGGCCTGTATGGCCTGATCTTCCTATGTCTCTTCCTTAACTTCTACTACCATGCCTACACCAAAGGCAAGAGGCTTCCTAAAGTGCTGCAGGCTCAGACATGGGCACATCACACCAATGGAGTCATGAATGGAAATGCAAATCATGAAAAAGAACAGTGATGCAAGGCTCTGGGTTTAGTGGGAGGTTCAGAGTTGATCTAGTTTATGCAAACAAACCACCGTGTTGGTTTGAGATTCAACCTAAACTTGTTTTGGACTATTTCTTctggttgcttttttttctgctggcaACTATAAAAGACAATCATTTAAATTATGACCAAAGTTTGTTTATATAGTTTACTGACCCAAGCTGAaggattttatttagttttgtttatgaCTAAGTTTAAAGACTAACTTTTTgctaaaaatgttcaaatatccATTCCTTTTTTTCCTACTGCAATGTAGTTAAACAATAAGTTGCTGAAAAAGACTGGTTTTAATACTTTGTCTATGGTACAGTTAAACAGGGCTTCCTCAAAATTACTAGTGGGCTTTCTCAAGATTTCTAGTATTAAGATCATACTTACCTATGACTGTAAGAAGACTTGTGAAATCCAGTCAAGTTTTTAAATTGAGCACTGAACAAAGTTAAGGTTTGTTTATTTCACTAGGCCTGACGTgtcgtttttttaaaaatgatgttgAGGCTACACTTTTCCTGTCATTCAGGTCGTCTTTCAGTGgttacatgcatgcatgcaatatttggggggggggttggtCACTTTTGATAACACACACATGCCCACTTCTCCATGGTCATAGCTGCTGCTGATGGTACAGACATGCAATGAAAAGAGCAGATGTCTCACTGTCAACTTTCCTCCTTGCCTTAATTCTCTTATGAAGCTATGTTGTGACCAATATTCTGGAGGAAGCCCGATGGACCTCTGTGGTTTTTGTAGGATCCATAGCAGATTTTAAGCCGTAGTCTTTTCCTGGCTGAGGCATATTGCGTAATAACATAAGGTATAGTATGCACAATTAACAGTTAAGCTGTTTTAGGTTGAACGGGAAGAGCCTTGCATGTGAGCAGTGTGCTAATGAGGTCTTGAAATGGCTGGAGTCTGTGCCTTTTGGCTCTACAGTAGTTTTATATCTGATTTGATCTTAAACTCAAGTGACTGTAATGGTTTGGTCTTCTGTTGACCGATGATACAGGATTGAGAAAGCTTTGGAATTaattccacctttttttttttttatcaggtgCAAATGCACAACTGTAAAAGTTTACAAAATACAAGTGTGAgtgaatatttcagtttttcctgATCTTATGCCATTGGATAATACTGTAAAAGTCAtgtttatattgtattttttatgtatttatgtaaaaataaatgatcattgtactttaaaatgtgttttgcttttggattcttttaaattgtttttgttttttttaacttgaccaAACTTGGTAAACTTggctaaaaaattaaaaggtgATGCTGAAAGTGTAACTTTGCTGTAAAGGTAGTTGAAAATTACAAGACTGAAATGGATAACTTGCTCATGGCACTGTTAAAGTAGTGTAAGGTCAGCTGTAAATTCTTCAGCAGATAATTGCAATCTGAGCTTAATAATTGAGGGGCTCCAGGGGTGGGTTTAAGAATAAACTAATCTATTTAGCCTTTATACAggcattttaatttctttaaaactaGTAGGGAGTGCTCTTAAACAGGAGACTTGACTTGCTTTTCAGATTCAGATGAGTACACCAACAAACTGATCCTAACACCTGTAACTACTTGACCCACTTTTTGATTCTCGGTATGGCAAATCATGACACTATACACTTGCTACCTAACACATCAGAATCACTGGCTAAGGACATTGTGAAATAAGTGCATATCCTGGTGTGAAGTGAAGTGCTGCTGATTAGTCAAATATGAGCTTTAGTTTTCATTCCTTGTTTAAGTAGCGAAAGGTGGCTGGTACTGCATCAGTTTgtacttctttttattatttttaattaattgattaaagcttttttcccctttgtgtTCTAAAACCGATTACCGGTACTCCCATTGAGATATTCTAGGTAACCGTGTTGAtatgtcaccatggcaacagtaaGATATCGTTGAAGTTGACTGTTTACGTTGTTGCCtgtttatttagcatttttagctgTTACTGAGCTGGAAACGAGTACATAGTAAAAATAAGTTTTAGGTTAAATTCCTACGATGTCAGATATACTGTGCAGGTGGCTTAACGAGGAAGTCCGGCTGTCAAAAGCTGTTGGTAAGTGTGACTGAGGCTATATGTCAAGCTAGCTTCAGCTAACACTAATAATCTGTGCAGCAGGCGATAGTTAAGCTAGCAAATATAACAAATGCTGGCaggaaacacaagaaaaaaaagagaaagaaactgcGCAGTTGTTTTGCAATAAATAATATTGTATACTTATATTCACAGATCCCGGAACCTTTGCCAAGGATTTCTCTAATGGTTACTTAATTGGGGAAATTCTTCATACTTATCAGATGCAGGATGatttcaatttgttttttaagagaGAGTAAGTTGCCCAACATTCTTCATCTAAATTTAATCCTCAAATTATTGATGTTCTTAATAATCATAGTTGATTATATCTTTTGTCAGCAATTCCGTCGCCAAACTAAATAATTTTACACGCCTGGATCCTACTCTAAAGCTACTGGGGATCCCATTTGACATAAACACAGCCCAAGACCTGATGCAGGAGAAGGACGACGTTGCCAAACGCATCCTTTACCAACTTTATGTTGCACTAgaacagaagaagaaatcaaatatcagcaggacaatgatggAAATCATGCAGCCTGCAGCCAGAGCAAACCTGCACAAAAAGGATCATGAGATGTTCTCTTATGTAAAGGGGATTGTGCTGATTTGTTTGTAGTATGTAGTTAGGAGCTGGTTTGGATTACTGTGTGTAATGTATTTTTTCAACACCTTTCCATTTATTTAGCGGCTTCCTCAGGTGGTAAAACGTGATGCAGATGTGAAGCTTCAGAAAATTTCTCAACATTATGCTGATAAATACCAGCCATTGAATGACAGGTATCTGGTGACCCAGTCCATCCAAGGAAAGAGGCAACTCAAAATCctggataaaaaaagaatagaaactATTGAGAAGGTACTCAAGACTATAAATAATAACACTGTAATACTTTCCTACCAAATTCATTCAGCACAAATCTATATAAAACATTCCACAGTCCATTTCTTTCTCCTATTCATACAGCTTCatccaacaaaaaaacacaactctttacagattattgttattaaacATAATACTTAATGTTAATACTACTTAATAATATTACTTAATATTATTACAATTTGATAAAACTTGTGACCAATATTCTGaatattgataaaaaataaaaaagcccaTTGATCCTAGTATACTGATGATGCCTCAGGTTATGTTGATAATGGGGGGACTCTATGTTGTAGGTTAGTCATGAGCAGCAAAATGACATGACTTGTAACCTGGCCACTGAAGTCCAGATGCAAAAACCCTCTTTCTACGCTGTACCTCTTGATATGAGAAGAAAGCAGCAACAGCACTCACAGCAAAAAGCAAGGGTatgaacaacataaaaataatgtgaTAATTTACTAACCAACAGAGAGAATTGAATCTATTTGTTGCTGGCACAGGATATTTCTGGTGTTattgctttttctttccattttgttCATACAGAAAGTCCAGACTGAAATTGCCCAGTTTAAGACAAACAGGGAAAAACTGTCAACTTCTAAATTAGCTTCTTCCTCAAAGTAAGTGAAaggatacataaaaaaaaacctgatacTGTATTTATGAGGTACActgatatttaaatgtttatattagtGGCGTTTTACACTTAAATTAGATATTCACCATTATGTAACAACCTCATTCATCCACCTTTTTCATTCTAGTGTTCAGCCTCTTGCTGCAGGCTTTCCCCTTGGTGGCAGCAAACTAACTTGTGAAGTCTCTGGAAGTATACCGAAGCTAATGTTACAGTCCAATAGCACTGGACAAGAAATCCAACGGAGACTGAGAGAAAATGCTGTTGCTTgtgagcagagagaaaaaagacttGACAGATTTCTGGTGGAGCAGTTTAAGGCTCATGAAGCTCAACAGGTGAAACTttcatttatgtatatatatatatatatatatatatgtatatatatatcctacTTATTCAATCTCACATTATTAttgtgttgttgttattttgtgcTTGTCATTATAACCCTAAATCAGACAGCTAATATGCTTCCTCTTCATTCTTAATACATATCAAATGCAGGATGACTTCGATATGTTTCTGAAGAGAGATTAAATTGCCCAACATCTGcattacttttttgttgttgttgttgctgcatCTCTCTGCTTCAGGAATTGCAGGCTGACGAACTACTGGTAAAGCGACTGACACGTCagacaaagcaggaacagcgtTTGGCAGCACAGCTCATGATAATACGTAGACAGAAAGAGGTGATCCTGGAGAATCGCTTGTTCAGAGAGCTTCAGTACCAGCAGCGAAGAGAAAAGGATCTCCAGGAAGCTCTGTACAAAGAGGCGGTGAGATAGGATGAAAAATAGAGTAATCCTCTCTGTTGCAACTTGTTTTAGGCTTTCTCGGTGAAAGGATGAGCAGCGTCACCAGGATAGTAAAGGAAGAGCTAATTTTGGTTGTTTGTATAGTTTCAGAAGGGTATGTGGTATTATGAAGAGGAAAAGGGACTTTATGCATACAGATTATGGAtaatgtaaaactgtttttaaagagATCTGTATAATTAAGTTTGAAAAATATGAGAACTGATTTACACAAAGGCTCAAAGGAAGTGGTTTTTCCTGTAAACATCATTGTCTTGAGATAACGAGTTGTTTCATTATGTCAAAATAACAAGGACTGcttaatgtatatttttatcAGGAGATAttgatttctttacttttaaaaaaagtcattgCCAGGAAAGGAATAGAATAACATGTTCTTGTCTCAACAAAGTGTTATAAATCTGACAAATTGTTCCAGTTACAAATTCTATTAACCAGTAATTTGAGCTCATCTTGATCTTATCTTGTGATCTTGACAAAACAAAGGTTGTTATTTTATAACCAGTTACAGTTTGTGGTTTTCTcaagaaaaatgttaatttctaaagaaaactagaaaaatgtacttatataaaaataaacaaagaaaaacttaacaTAAGTTTTCTCAAGATAATAAATTAACTTGTGATCTCGAGATAACAtaaaaaagcaataactgcAAGAATAACTGCTTCCATAGATTTAATATCCAAGAAAGTGGATGCATTTAGCACAATTTGTCAGAAAttttaatatacagtatttgAAAATTACATAATTTTGTCTCCAAGTGTAAACAGTGTACCACACCACAggcattttaatatattttaactcCATCTTTCTGTCTGGGCTCGGTTTAGGTGTTGGCACAGCAGGCTAAATTGGCCTTTGAAGAAGAGATCAGAAAGGAGCTTGAATTCTGTGACAGGCCTGCTGCAGAACGAGCTCAAAGCAGACACAAGGAGCACTTTGTAAGCTGCAAGAACATTGTGGAACAGATTGTGGACCTGGCAACCAAGGCTGGAGAATATTGTTTGCTCACTGAGAAGTATGTAACATAATAGCTTCTAAAGAtgtcaagaaaaataaaaattgctcTCTCAGGTCATTAATAAATATGTGGAAATGATATTtatgacagttttatttattgccATATTTTAAATACACCAACTTAGCTTAGGAGATGTAAGTATTTTGTATCTGATGCCTCTGATAATGAAATACAGCATATTCATAACGCTAACCCATGCAATGCTGCTCAATATTAAAAtggtattgtgttttttatAGTTGTATCATTTCCTCAAGGTCAGACAAAGCATTTCTCTTAAgttacataatttttatttatgtcatgGAGGCATTCAAATGACAGTCAGTAAAATTTCAGTTACTTGGCATTTTGTTGATTAAGTTGTCTAAACAGGTCAAATCATTTTCAGGTTCATGATTTAATTTCACTGAGAATTACAAGTCaagatttatttctgttattgtttatgCTGCCTGAACCAGAGACCAGATTCCAGAGAAGCAGATGAGACAATGGAAGGAACTTCTGCTCAGAGGTCTGCCTCTCTATGAGTCAATAAGCCATCAATCCAGGAATGAATTTTCCATATCACTGGACCCAAAAGATCTAGAGAAGCAGGAGATACTAAACAAGCTAGAATATGATGAATATGCTGTAAGTTTGAGGCAGAAAAAGCATAATTTGGTTGCCAAAGCTTATATTTAGTTAATTGTTGTtgacttttttaaacaaaaaatacaaatagcCAATCAAggtacatttaaaaacacttaaaaagttttgtctttaaattgAAACAGAGCTGTCTGAATGCcaataattttctattttctgtttcaaGAGTATGGTAGATGAGTGGGGATGCCTGAAGGAAACTGGGGAGACAAAATTACTCTCAACTCCTAACAACATTCTTGGACATGTTATTCAACGACTGAAAAAAATTGTTCGTCCACCCATCATAGAATCACCTTCCCATTTATTTCCTCACTGTACCATCAAAGCCTGCGTCTTGGGCAAGCTTTGCTCGGGCAAGACAACCTGCCTGGCCAAGATTTCTGAAGGTAACAAATGCATTTACAAACAAGCAAGATACAGGACCACCTGAAAACGTCTTAACCgaaattatataattaaatgCTAAGTAtgtgtattgttttctttttcagcactTGGCATCTGTGTTTTATCAGCTGACACGGTGATTGAAGAAGCACTACAGGCTTATAAGAATGCAGATGACACAACTCAGGTACAGGGCTGTAACTTCAGAAATATCCTTTTTTCCCCATTACAGTTATAATTTTGCTTTAAACTTTCATGATAAATAAATCTCACTAGTCTTTTCTATCATTGTAAAATGTACTAAAAACCCTTTGCCtcacaaatgttttaattattttcttttgggCAAAATCTACAGGTAACAGAGCATTTGAGAGAGAAAGACAATGAGCAACTGACCACATCACCCGCATCAGGCAAACGTGGTGGGTTACTAAAGCTATCATGCTTCTGTTCTATGCTGTTTTATAGTTAAATGAAAATCTGCTTGTAGCAAAAAAGTAAATTGCACAGATACCTGTTTGATTTGATATATGtagctccccccccccccccagaacTTAACATCCAAGTGAAAACTAAAGACTTAAATACAAAAGTAAGtctttgtttatgttctactcaTACATAGTGTAAAATATATTCAAGACTTAGCTCTAACCATTGTAAAGACAAACTAGAATTTCTGCTAATAAAATAATCGCTGGATgaatgtttgaaatgttttaatgtgatgtATTGTGTCTATTTATGTGTTTATCCAACTGTCTACCTGTACAATACAGATAGCAGTTGCACACGAAGAGATGAGAAAAGGGAACACATTCTCAAATGAGCTGTTAGTGGACATTTTGGTAGAGGCAATTAGGTGAGAATATATATTATACTGCTATGAAATATCACATAtatgattaatttaattatgttttcttaAGTTTTGCCATATGAATATAACATTTGTagtatttaatataaaacaaccAAATTGCACAATCTGAGCTCTATATGCAGTTAATATAAACAAAGATAAACACCTGTACTCATCAGATAAACAGGAACCTCACAAAAACTTGGaacacttttctgttttcttattagTCAGGTTCCAGCTCAGTCAGGTTGGATCCTTGATGGCTTTCCATATGACATCAACTTGGCCCATCTGTTAGAGGAAGCCCTGGGTGGGTCTGTAGATGATGGGAATGAAGTTGAAAGCAACAGGACAAGCCTTCCTACCGATCCTTATTCACGCCAAACTCCACCACCTCCTGCACCTGTGCTGGACTTGGCTCTCCTACTGAATATCCCAGATGACTGTGCGGTCAGACGTGCATACAGGCATTCAGGTTTGTTGCACTGATTGAAGCTTAATGCTGCACATATGCACACTCaaacattattttgtttggttatgTACATATTTGTCTTTTGACTTTGTGGTTCTCTTACTCCTAAATTTGATATAGATACAGAAGCTGCTGCTACAGACAAGACCTTATATCGTGGACAAATTTCGAACAGGTAATAAAAAGAATCAGGTGGGACACTAAAAGGGATGTGTTGAATCTGTTGCATAACTATGACATGTGTCTAACATGATTTCCTCCTTAAGGATCATAACTTTCCAGGATACCTGGCCAGCATTAAAGCAATGGTTTGgtgaaaaacagaacattttggTCAGCATTGATGCAGATGTAGATGAGGTGGGACTTTACAGCAGGGTGGAGTCTATTTTGAAACAAGTTATGCTGGAAAAACAGACAGGTAAGGTAATGTTTGtagacctttttttctttctccagtcATCCATATGATTCTATGATGCAGAATGATTTAAACAAACTTTTCAAACTAACTTAACAGAGACTGACGGTAGGATTTTGATTGTTTC containing:
- the spef2 gene encoding sperm flagellar protein 2 isoform X2; amino-acid sequence: MSDILCRWLNEEVRLSKAVDPGTFAKDFSNGYLIGEILHTYQMQDDFNLFFKRDNSVAKLNNFTRLDPTLKLLGIPFDINTAQDLMQEKDDVAKRILYQLYVALEQKKKSNISRTMMEIMQPAARANLHKKDHEMFSYRLPQVVKRDADVKLQKISQHYADKYQPLNDRYLVTQSIQGKRQLKILDKKRIETIEKVSHEQQNDMTCNLATEVQMQKPSFYAVPLDMRRKQQQHSQQKARKVQTEIAQFKTNREKLSTSKLASSSNVQPLAAGFPLGGSKLTCEVSGSIPKLMLQSNSTGQEIQRRLRENAVACEQREKRLDRFLVEQFKAHEAQQELQADELLVKRLTRQTKQEQRLAAQLMIIRRQKEVILENRLFRELQYQQRREKDLQEALYKEAVLAQQAKLAFEEEIRKELEFCDRPAAERAQSRHKEHFVSCKNIVEQIVDLATKAGEYCLLTEKDQIPEKQMRQWKELLLRGLPLYESISHQSRNEFSISLDPKDLEKQEILNKLEYDEYASMVDEWGCLKETGETKLLSTPNNILGHVIQRLKKIVRPPIIESPSHLFPHCTIKACVLGKLCSGKTTCLAKISEALGICVLSADTVIEEALQAYKNADDTTQVTEHLREKDNEQLTTSPASGKRELNIQVKTKDLNTKIAVAHEEMRKGNTFSNELLVDILVEAISQVPAQSGWILDGFPYDINLAHLLEEALGGSVDDGNEVESNRTSLPTDPYSRQTPPPPAPVLDLALLLNIPDDCAVRRAYRHSDTEAAATDKTLYRGQISNRIITFQDTWPALKQWFGEKQNILVSIDADVDEVGLYSRVESILKQVMLEKQTALSDPPVEDVVLYDTSATTPSVDQPPALIDQGLGTADSLFSIKKENVLKPSDDALPASAPNEDSQGVLENHLESTLSDQDSSSQVYVDEPIPLEIAESLCSHWDTVCDSYVNDVKKVLQLLRLQHAATDNQLFNIRERSKQFLGRPDLKQELVSHWQKYFNSVCDDMRREEETKADLHHRLDELCERLWDIIEKRKEEDEQERDTLMCDGWLENHTAILINHHTMLMQVELNRFQETLYTLRVYYWSMHRQVPLKKLSKFFDLPPMENPGIKDQAESRRDSVDRSMQSQMNNEDDKKMNLCPDSKRVDISEIAKQDEAETVKLLDEKLISDYKEALKAIHELVSSEVQQRETEEQEKLQEKEEQKQTKNASANKSKNKKQSSNKQKAPVDDPEKTPTQINKVEADNQATGGKIHKEYAAALKHAEKAAMVRIELVKDHGLMMAHSLQSRTQETLSNMEKWLQARYQAEKESVDQLSEVVCHCIEAGAKLQYELMLDCSDFHLNGDCHFVASVAPLPPPSSLEKPVQSMPTITELESLHRQLYSIAPSGFLFSSEFLDLLEDMVSVNMGRNSLLIFSQVFFFPVVCRPLLLSSRAGLCEHAAILCS
- the spef2 gene encoding sperm flagellar protein 2 isoform X1 — its product is MSDILCRWLNEEVRLSKAVDPGTFAKDFSNGYLIGEILHTYQMQDDFNLFFKRDNSVAKLNNFTRLDPTLKLLGIPFDINTAQDLMQEKDDVAKRILYQLYVALEQKKKSNISRTMMEIMQPAARANLHKKDHEMFSYRLPQVVKRDADVKLQKISQHYADKYQPLNDRYLVTQSIQGKRQLKILDKKRIETIEKVSHEQQNDMTCNLATEVQMQKPSFYAVPLDMRRKQQQHSQQKARKVQTEIAQFKTNREKLSTSKLASSSNVQPLAAGFPLGGSKLTCEVSGSIPKLMLQSNSTGQEIQRRLRENAVACEQREKRLDRFLVEQFKAHEAQQELQADELLVKRLTRQTKQEQRLAAQLMIIRRQKEVILENRLFRELQYQQRREKDLQEALYKEAVLAQQAKLAFEEEIRKELEFCDRPAAERAQSRHKEHFVSCKNIVEQIVDLATKAGEYCLLTEKDQIPEKQMRQWKELLLRGLPLYESISHQSRNEFSISLDPKDLEKQEILNKLEYDEYASMVDEWGCLKETGETKLLSTPNNILGHVIQRLKKIVRPPIIESPSHLFPHCTIKACVLGKLCSGKTTCLAKISEALGICVLSADTVIEEALQAYKNADDTTQVTEHLREKDNEQLTTSPASGKRELNIQVKTKDLNTKIAVAHEEMRKGNTFSNELLVDILVEAISQVPAQSGWILDGFPYDINLAHLLEEALGGSVDDGNEVESNRTSLPTDPYSRQTPPPPAPVLDLALLLNIPDDCAVRRAYRHSDTEAAATDKTLYRGQISNRIITFQDTWPALKQWFGEKQNILVSIDADVDEVGLYSRVESILKQVMLEKQTALSDPPVEDVVLYDTSATTPSVDQPPALIDQGLGTADSLFSIKKENVLKPSDDALPASAPNEDSQGVLENHLESTLSDQDSSSQVYVDEPIPLEIAESLCSHWDTVCDSYVNDVKKVLQLLRLQHAATDNQLFNIRERSKQFLGRPDLKQELVSHWQKYFNSVCDDMRREEETKADLHHRLDELCERLWDIIEKRKEEDEQERDTLMCDGWLENHTAILINHHTMLMQVELNRFQETLYTLRVYYWSMHRQVPLKKLSKFFDLPPMENPGIKDQAESRRDSVDRSMQSQMNNEDDKKMNLCPDSKRVDISEIAKQDEAETVKLLDEKLISDYKEALKAIHELVSSEVQQRETEEQEKLQEKEEQKQTKNASANKSKNKKQSSNKQKAPVDDPEKTPTQINKVEADNQATGGKIHKEYAAALKHAEKAAMVRIELVKDHGLMMAHSLQSRTQETLSNMEKWLQARYQAEKESVDQLSEVVCHCIEAGAKLQYELMLDCSDFHLNGDCHFVASVAPLPPPSSLEKPVQSMPTITELESLHRQLYSIAPSGFLFSSEFLDLLEDMVSVNMGRNSLLIFSQFFFQLFADHSFSPPVLDYVNMLQYFAADPDPSQGFVRALGVVLGHPLRQSSTGHLVKSMPSLQEGTEFTPLQVNEDYKGENSLCASSSFLRNQEVSIPALLNVICHKVTKMKDISPLPPSCLSQEEHTENLIHIYKELGYNPEDSVPFSILAKHPYIQMLMETSTHFELLNIQSSTGSSR